One genomic segment of Pseudoalteromonas sp. GCY includes these proteins:
- the gcvP gene encoding aminomethyl-transferring glycine dehydrogenase produces the protein MSNAKSLEQLEQKQDFIRRHIGPSPAQVSEMLSALGVSSVEELIGQTVPASIRLEEGLQIGESRTEVETLSYLKSVASKNKVFKSYIGQGYHPTHVPHVILRNVLENPGWYTAYTPYQPEIAQGRLESLLNFQTLTMDITGLDLASASLLDESTAAAEAMALAKRVSKAKKANIFFIADDVHVQTIDVVSTRAEQFGFEVVVGPASDAANHEIFGALFQYPTTSGEVVDVTDLIAQVQDKKAIACVAADIMSLMLLKAPGKLGADVVLGSAQRFGVPMGYGGPHAAFFATRDAYKRSLPGRIIGVSKDRLGNDALRMAMQTREQHIRREKANSNICTAQVLLANMAAFYAVYHGPQGLKIIAERINRLASILATGLKAKGVALKHDTWFDTITVKADDADKQAVVARAVAKGVNFALNHNGEYSIAVNETTTRADVAELFDIILGDDHGLNVDALDAQVSGENITGIPASLVRDDEILTHANFNSYHSETEMLRYIKRLENKDLALNHSMISLGSCTMKLNATAEMIPVTWPEFAELHPFCPIDQAQGYKIMMTELHDWLVNITGYDAVSLQPNSGAQGEYAGLIAIRKYHESRGEGHRNICLIPSSAHGTNPASAQMASMKVVVVDCDKNGNIDMEDLRAKAADVAENLSCIMVTYPSTHGVYEESIREVCDIVHQHGGQVYMDGANMNAQVGVTSPGSIGSDVSHLNLHKTFCIPHGGGGPGVGPIGVKSHLAPFMPNHSVINVEGTNVGNGAVSAAPYGSAAILPISWAYIAMMGSEGLKQATEMAIVNANYLTAKLSEHYPILYRGRNDRVAHECIVDLRPLKEATGITEMDVAKRLQDYGFHSPTMSFPVAGTLMVEPTESESKVEIDRFIEAMVSIKGEIDKIASGEWSIEDNPLVFAPHTQADVLSNDWNRAYDRFYAAFPVPSVAKDKFWPTVTRIDDVYGDRNLICSCPAVDTYRDA, from the coding sequence TGTCAAACGCCAAATCTCTTGAACAGTTAGAGCAAAAGCAAGATTTTATCCGCCGCCATATCGGGCCAAGCCCAGCACAGGTGAGCGAGATGCTAAGCGCTCTTGGAGTATCTAGTGTTGAAGAGCTGATCGGTCAAACTGTACCTGCTTCAATTCGTTTAGAAGAGGGCTTACAGATCGGTGAAAGCCGCACAGAAGTGGAAACCCTAAGCTACCTTAAGTCAGTAGCAAGCAAAAACAAGGTTTTCAAATCTTATATCGGTCAAGGCTACCACCCAACTCACGTACCTCACGTTATCCTACGTAACGTACTTGAGAATCCGGGTTGGTATACTGCTTACACCCCTTATCAGCCAGAGATTGCGCAAGGTCGCTTGGAATCACTACTTAACTTCCAAACGCTGACTATGGACATTACCGGCCTAGACTTAGCAAGTGCATCACTACTTGACGAATCCACAGCAGCGGCAGAAGCAATGGCGCTTGCAAAACGTGTATCTAAAGCGAAAAAAGCAAACATCTTCTTTATTGCCGACGACGTACACGTACAAACTATCGACGTAGTATCTACGCGTGCTGAGCAGTTTGGTTTTGAAGTAGTAGTAGGTCCTGCAAGCGACGCTGCTAACCACGAGATTTTTGGTGCGCTATTCCAATATCCAACAACATCAGGTGAAGTGGTTGACGTTACTGACCTAATCGCACAAGTACAAGACAAAAAAGCGATTGCCTGTGTTGCCGCAGACATCATGAGCTTAATGCTACTTAAAGCACCAGGTAAACTAGGTGCAGACGTAGTACTTGGTTCTGCACAGCGTTTTGGTGTACCTATGGGTTACGGCGGTCCACATGCAGCATTCTTTGCTACGCGTGATGCTTACAAGCGTTCATTACCAGGCCGTATTATTGGTGTGTCTAAAGACCGTTTAGGTAACGACGCGCTACGTATGGCGATGCAAACACGTGAACAGCACATCCGCCGTGAAAAAGCCAACTCAAACATCTGTACTGCACAGGTGCTACTTGCAAACATGGCTGCGTTTTACGCGGTTTACCATGGTCCTCAAGGTCTTAAGATCATCGCTGAGCGCATTAACCGCCTTGCAAGCATTCTTGCAACGGGTCTTAAAGCAAAAGGCGTGGCACTTAAGCACGATACGTGGTTTGACACCATTACCGTTAAAGCAGACGACGCTGACAAGCAAGCGGTTGTGGCGCGTGCAGTAGCAAAAGGCGTAAACTTTGCCCTTAACCACAACGGCGAATACTCAATTGCAGTAAACGAAACCACTACGCGTGCAGACGTAGCTGAGCTATTCGACATCATTTTAGGCGACGACCACGGCCTAAATGTCGATGCGTTAGACGCACAAGTATCAGGCGAGAACATTACAGGTATTCCTGCAAGCCTAGTGCGCGATGACGAAATTTTAACGCACGCGAACTTTAACAGCTATCACAGCGAAACCGAGATGCTGCGTTATATCAAGCGTCTTGAAAACAAAGATTTAGCTTTAAACCACTCAATGATCTCATTGGGTTCATGTACCATGAAGCTAAATGCAACTGCTGAAATGATCCCAGTGACTTGGCCTGAGTTTGCAGAGCTACACCCGTTCTGCCCAATCGACCAAGCACAAGGTTACAAGATCATGATGACTGAGCTGCACGACTGGCTTGTGAACATCACAGGTTACGATGCAGTATCACTACAGCCAAACTCAGGTGCACAAGGTGAGTACGCAGGTCTTATCGCGATCCGTAAGTACCATGAGTCTCGCGGTGAAGGTCACCGTAACATCTGTTTGATCCCAAGTTCAGCGCACGGTACAAACCCAGCGTCTGCACAAATGGCAAGCATGAAAGTGGTTGTGGTTGACTGTGATAAAAACGGTAACATCGATATGGAAGACCTACGCGCGAAAGCCGCAGATGTAGCTGAAAACCTATCGTGCATCATGGTCACTTACCCGTCTACACACGGTGTATACGAAGAGTCTATCCGTGAAGTATGCGACATCGTGCACCAGCACGGCGGCCAAGTATACATGGACGGCGCAAACATGAACGCGCAGGTTGGGGTAACTAGCCCAGGTTCAATCGGCTCTGACGTATCGCACTTAAACCTACACAAAACATTCTGTATTCCACACGGTGGCGGTGGCCCAGGTGTTGGTCCTATCGGTGTTAAATCGCACCTAGCGCCATTTATGCCTAACCACAGCGTGATCAACGTAGAAGGCACAAACGTAGGTAACGGCGCGGTTTCTGCGGCACCTTACGGCTCAGCAGCTATTCTACCTATCTCGTGGGCATACATCGCGATGATGGGCAGCGAAGGCCTAAAACAAGCAACAGAAATGGCAATCGTGAACGCTAACTACCTAACGGCTAAGTTGAGCGAGCACTACCCAATTCTATACCGTGGCCGTAACGACCGCGTTGCCCACGAATGTATTGTTGACCTTCGTCCACTGAAAGAAGCCACAGGCATTACCGAAATGGACGTTGCTAAGCGTCTACAAGATTACGGCTTCCACTCACCAACGATGTCGTTCCCAGTAGCGGGCACACTTATGGTTGAGCCAACGGAATCTGAGTCTAAGGTAGAAATCGACCGCTTTATCGAAGCCATGGTTTCTATCAAAGGTGAAATCGACAAGATTGCATCAGGCGAGTGGTCTATCGAAGACAACCCATTAGTATTCGCACCACACACGCAAGCTGACGTACTAAGCAACGATTGGAACCGTGCATACGACCGTTTCTACGCTGCATTCCCAGTACCAAGCGTAGCAAAAGACAAATTCTGGCCAACGGTAACCCGTATCGACGACGTATACGGCGACCGTAACCTAATCTGTTCTTGCCCAGCGGTTGATACTTACCGCGACGCGTAA
- a CDS encoding TonB-dependent receptor, whose amino-acid sequence MLRNKILRPAKLTLAISSTLAFTTPTFAEEATSADNAKIEKIVVSSRGRIESLQQIPDSVTVINEAEIQQARITTIKDFSALTPNLDVSTNFRSGLNFVTVRGLITPQVGEAPIAYVVDGVTVPNLEFINQGLHNIERIEVLRGPQGALYGKNAIGGAINIVTKAPSDETEGSIQVSFAEGNDVKLNAAISGAISEDKLYYRFSANYHDRDGQIANTYLNEEVDFVDGAYGFQGMLEYYIDYETSLTIQGNYSDTRQGSNYMAYITAEELEDFDIQPDANTVGEDISEMYFVSAKLEREFNTGELTVVASANSADIEFFSDGDFTHLDAGEENFYFPITQINPIKEDGKSIEARFTSSIDNAFRWTVGGFAETKDRSVSYDQVWDVTPTERVTYDDVKELVKSDPTLVFTGEKTEQESDAYALFGQGNYDISEDLELTFALRYDSETREAYDKRDVAASRAKATFSELQPKASLAWQYTPDVLFYSTYSKGFRSGGFNEYAPTVNRQYSEEVSDTVEIGSKTTWLDNRVWLNVAAFHILQEQAQFTRLNPTTFTLENLNIDEVTINGLELELSANVTDDLKIAIGAGLIDNEIIKNQGVDILSGRDLQETEGGTMPYVSEFNFNGSVTHFTELSGDWLLSSRVAFNTVGPRSFDIFNEDTGKSDTHTYLNANFTFENENWSVSLFANNLTDEESPETVFLFNPLIRMPNAPRQIGMQAKFNF is encoded by the coding sequence ATGTTGCGGAATAAGATATTACGCCCAGCTAAGTTAACGTTAGCTATAAGCAGTACACTAGCATTTACTACCCCTACTTTTGCTGAAGAAGCTACATCAGCAGACAATGCAAAAATAGAGAAAATTGTTGTGAGTTCAAGGGGGCGCATTGAGTCTTTGCAACAAATCCCTGATTCAGTGACAGTGATTAATGAAGCAGAAATCCAACAAGCCAGAATAACTACTATTAAAGATTTCTCTGCGCTTACTCCTAACTTAGATGTTTCTACTAACTTCCGCTCAGGATTAAATTTTGTCACTGTACGCGGCCTTATCACACCTCAAGTTGGTGAAGCGCCAATTGCTTATGTGGTTGACGGCGTAACCGTGCCAAACCTTGAATTTATCAACCAAGGTCTACACAACATAGAGCGTATAGAAGTATTACGCGGCCCACAAGGCGCCCTTTACGGTAAAAATGCCATTGGTGGCGCAATTAATATAGTTACTAAAGCGCCAAGCGATGAAACCGAAGGTTCAATCCAAGTATCGTTTGCTGAAGGTAATGACGTTAAACTAAATGCAGCTATTAGTGGTGCAATTAGCGAGGATAAGCTTTACTACCGTTTTTCTGCTAATTACCACGACCGTGATGGTCAAATTGCTAACACCTACTTAAATGAAGAAGTTGACTTTGTTGACGGTGCTTATGGTTTCCAAGGTATGTTGGAATACTATATTGATTATGAAACTAGCTTAACCATACAGGGTAATTACTCTGACACTCGTCAAGGTAGTAACTATATGGCGTATATCACTGCTGAAGAATTAGAAGATTTCGATATTCAGCCAGACGCCAACACTGTTGGTGAAGATATCTCAGAAATGTATTTTGTATCAGCTAAGCTTGAGCGTGAATTTAATACAGGTGAATTAACGGTTGTCGCTTCTGCTAATAGCGCCGATATCGAGTTTTTCTCAGATGGTGACTTTACCCATTTAGATGCCGGTGAAGAGAACTTCTATTTCCCAATTACTCAAATCAACCCGATTAAAGAAGATGGCAAGAGCATTGAAGCACGCTTTACCTCATCAATTGATAATGCTTTTCGTTGGACAGTTGGTGGATTTGCTGAAACTAAAGACAGAAGTGTATCTTACGACCAAGTGTGGGATGTTACGCCAACTGAGCGTGTTACTTATGACGATGTCAAAGAGTTAGTTAAAAGTGACCCTACATTAGTATTTACCGGTGAAAAAACCGAACAAGAAAGTGATGCTTATGCATTATTTGGTCAAGGTAACTACGATATCTCAGAAGACTTAGAATTAACTTTTGCTCTTCGTTATGACTCAGAAACCCGTGAAGCTTATGATAAGCGTGATGTTGCTGCATCAAGAGCCAAAGCAACCTTTAGTGAATTACAACCTAAAGCGTCATTAGCATGGCAGTACACGCCAGATGTTTTATTTTACTCAACCTATTCAAAAGGTTTTAGATCTGGCGGCTTTAACGAGTACGCACCAACAGTGAACCGCCAGTACAGCGAAGAGGTGTCAGACACTGTTGAAATCGGCTCAAAAACCACTTGGTTAGATAATCGTGTTTGGTTAAATGTAGCCGCATTTCATATTTTACAAGAGCAGGCGCAATTCACTCGCTTAAACCCAACAACCTTTACGCTAGAGAACTTAAACATTGATGAAGTCACTATCAATGGTTTAGAGCTCGAATTATCAGCCAACGTGACTGACGATTTAAAAATCGCTATTGGCGCTGGATTAATTGATAACGAAATTATTAAAAACCAAGGTGTAGATATTTTATCAGGCCGCGATCTTCAAGAAACAGAAGGCGGCACTATGCCTTATGTTTCTGAGTTCAACTTTAATGGCTCCGTTACTCACTTCACTGAGCTTTCAGGCGATTGGTTATTAAGCTCTCGCGTTGCATTCAACACGGTTGGTCCAAGAAGCTTTGACATATTTAACGAAGATACCGGCAAGTCTGATACTCACACTTACCTAAATGCCAATTTCACTTTTGAAAATGAAAACTGGTCTGTGTCGTTATTTGCCAACAATTTAACTGACGAAGAATCACCAGAAACAGTGTTCTTATTTAACCCATTAATTCGCATGCCAAATGCACCAAGACAAATTGGTATGCAGGCGAAGTTTAATTTTTAG
- a CDS encoding hydantoinase/oxoprolinase family protein: MTVRVATDVGGTFTDLVYIDEGKVKAVKSDTTPPNFEQGVVNAVDKASICLDDVDFFAHGSTVVINAITERKGVKTGLITTQGFRDILEIARGNTPDIFNNCYQKPSPFVERHLRLELPERLDHQGNVVTKLDLTSLPEIISYFKSQDIEAIGVCFLHAYLNPIHEQETVAAIKQGWPEVDVISSHEISAEWREYERTNTTVLSAYVLPPTQQYLNKLKTKLAEKGLKNDPFIMQSNGGIATLNAASKNPITLVESGPVGGILGAAAYGKVIGDGNIMALDIGGTTAKCSLIHNGETRITTEYMLEKTAKSAGYPVKTPVIDIVEIGNGGGSVAWIDAAGSLHVGPQSAGSTPGPVAYGRGGNEPTTTDANLYTGRINPENFAGGDIKPDVKAVHNAFAKLGGELGVQAMDVAHGVLKIANSNMVNALKLISVNRGYDPRDFSLMAFGGGGALHATALAKELNAKKVIIPPFAGVFSAWGMLMIDLRRDYIQTHKIAISRHSKAEIDHAFDGVINKALADYQEDGFSDDRVMHELYLDARYDGQEHTVKIAVPDLKMAQEDFINELITRFHKAHEQEYTFSLEGSAIEVVNLHLVAYGLLDKAEIASVAKSESIDASSAKVGERDVDFDDLGVHNTCIYQRELLHHGMEFTGPAIIEEPTTTTVVLPDSKVEVDAFGGIHIHLNQ; the protein is encoded by the coding sequence ATGACTGTACGAGTTGCAACTGATGTTGGTGGCACCTTTACCGATCTTGTTTACATAGATGAAGGTAAAGTTAAAGCGGTAAAAAGCGATACCACACCACCTAATTTTGAACAGGGCGTTGTTAACGCTGTTGATAAAGCGAGTATTTGCCTTGATGATGTTGATTTCTTTGCCCATGGCTCAACGGTAGTAATTAACGCAATCACTGAACGTAAAGGTGTTAAAACGGGCCTTATCACCACTCAGGGTTTTCGCGATATTTTAGAAATTGCTCGCGGCAATACGCCAGATATTTTCAATAACTGCTACCAAAAACCTAGTCCATTTGTTGAGCGCCACCTACGCCTTGAGTTACCCGAACGATTAGATCACCAAGGTAATGTTGTAACTAAGCTTGATTTAACTAGTTTGCCTGAAATCATCAGCTATTTTAAGTCACAAGATATTGAAGCGATTGGTGTTTGTTTCCTACATGCCTATTTAAACCCTATTCATGAGCAAGAAACCGTTGCTGCAATAAAACAAGGGTGGCCAGAAGTGGATGTAATTTCCTCACATGAAATCTCAGCCGAATGGCGTGAATATGAGCGCACTAATACCACTGTGCTCTCGGCTTATGTTCTGCCACCTACACAGCAATACTTAAATAAATTGAAAACTAAGCTAGCAGAGAAAGGCTTAAAGAATGATCCATTCATCATGCAATCTAACGGTGGTATCGCCACTTTAAATGCGGCAAGTAAAAACCCGATCACTTTAGTGGAGTCTGGACCTGTTGGAGGTATTTTAGGTGCGGCGGCTTACGGTAAAGTTATTGGCGATGGCAATATCATGGCACTTGATATTGGCGGTACAACCGCGAAATGTTCACTAATTCATAATGGTGAAACCCGCATAACCACTGAATATATGTTAGAAAAAACTGCAAAATCAGCAGGTTATCCAGTAAAAACACCAGTTATTGATATTGTTGAGATTGGCAATGGCGGTGGCTCTGTTGCTTGGATTGACGCGGCAGGTAGCTTACATGTTGGTCCACAAAGTGCGGGCTCTACGCCAGGACCTGTGGCCTATGGCCGCGGCGGCAATGAGCCAACTACCACTGACGCTAACCTTTATACTGGTCGTATTAACCCAGAAAACTTTGCTGGTGGTGATATCAAGCCTGATGTAAAAGCAGTACACAATGCCTTTGCTAAATTAGGAGGTGAGCTCGGTGTACAAGCGATGGATGTTGCCCATGGAGTGCTAAAAATTGCCAATTCAAATATGGTAAATGCACTAAAGCTTATCTCGGTAAACCGTGGATATGATCCTCGTGATTTCTCGTTAATGGCCTTTGGTGGCGGTGGTGCCTTACATGCAACGGCGCTAGCTAAAGAACTTAATGCGAAAAAAGTCATTATCCCACCATTTGCTGGAGTGTTCTCAGCTTGGGGAATGTTAATGATAGATCTGCGTCGCGACTACATTCAAACCCATAAAATTGCCATTAGTAGACACAGCAAAGCTGAAATTGATCATGCTTTTGATGGCGTAATCAACAAAGCTTTAGCTGATTATCAAGAAGATGGTTTTAGTGATGATCGCGTAATGCACGAGCTCTATCTTGATGCGCGTTATGATGGCCAAGAGCACACAGTAAAAATTGCTGTGCCTGACTTAAAAATGGCACAAGAGGACTTTATCAACGAATTAATTACTCGTTTCCACAAAGCCCATGAACAGGAATATACCTTTAGTTTAGAAGGTTCAGCCATTGAAGTGGTTAATCTTCATTTAGTAGCCTATGGCTTACTTGATAAAGCAGAAATTGCTTCAGTAGCGAAAAGTGAATCAATAGATGCCAGCTCTGCAAAAGTTGGTGAGCGTGACGTTGATTTTGACGATTTAGGGGTTCACAACACCTGTATTTATCAACGTGAGTTATTACATCATGGTATGGAATTTACTGGCCCTGCAATTATTGAAGAGCCAACCACAACTACAGTTGTTCTTCCTGATAGTAAAGTGGAAGTGGATGCCTTTGGCGGTATTCATATTCACTTAAACCAATAA
- a CDS encoding hydantoinase B/oxoprolinase family protein: MTAIKENTSNTTSVDIFTIEIIKNALIAIGEEMFIALQRSSKSPIIYESLDYGIGVTDAKGRLISQGNGIPGFIGTLDAGVKNIIKKYDSDQIFPDDVFILNDPYSGGGTHLSDVCMIRPVFYRNTLVAWTANKAHWTEIGGKDPGSYSADATSIYQEGLQFPGIKVFEKGVANQALLDLIEANVRLPDMTLGDLQACAASLKVGEQRFLSVMEKYGRDTTLTAIDKLLDHGDAMVMEKFKTLPKGDFYAEDVIDEDGMGNGPFTVKVKVTITDEVFICDFTGSSEQAPGPINCTMGVLESAAREVFMGVVEPDAPSTDGCFRRLHVRCPEGTVLTAKRPAPVSSYFEAMVCAADVIRKALSPAIPEVLTAGQFGSVCTMNLSGINPSTKEPFLLVEPLVGGWGANNAKDGEKGQFCVGNGETSNIPVEITEERYGVRIERYEFNTSSAGAGQYRGGNGVILEYRILEDGADISSFFGRGITPPWGVDGGQSGSCNYAEVVGADGKVKAKFSRTSRYPLQKGDILRLVTGNGGGWGEPKLRDKKAIAKDILNGFITVQDAKSIYQYNQ; this comes from the coding sequence ATGACTGCGATTAAAGAGAACACGTCAAATACCACTAGTGTTGATATCTTCACCATTGAGATCATAAAAAATGCCTTGATAGCCATTGGTGAAGAGATGTTTATTGCACTACAGCGTAGTAGTAAAAGCCCAATCATCTATGAGTCACTCGATTATGGTATTGGCGTTACAGATGCCAAAGGGCGATTAATTTCTCAAGGTAATGGTATTCCTGGTTTTATCGGTACACTTGATGCTGGCGTAAAAAACATCATTAAAAAATATGATAGCGATCAGATTTTCCCTGATGATGTCTTTATCTTAAATGACCCTTACTCGGGCGGTGGAACCCATTTATCTGATGTTTGTATGATTCGCCCAGTGTTTTACCGGAATACTTTAGTGGCTTGGACAGCCAATAAGGCTCACTGGACAGAAATTGGAGGTAAAGATCCTGGCAGTTATAGTGCAGACGCTACGTCTATCTATCAAGAAGGTTTGCAATTCCCTGGCATTAAAGTATTTGAAAAAGGCGTCGCTAACCAAGCACTACTTGATTTAATTGAAGCAAACGTGCGTTTACCAGATATGACCTTAGGTGATTTACAAGCATGTGCCGCCTCGTTAAAAGTTGGTGAACAACGCTTTTTATCAGTCATGGAAAAATACGGTCGAGATACTACGTTAACGGCAATTGATAAGTTACTTGATCATGGGGATGCTATGGTCATGGAGAAATTTAAAACCTTACCTAAAGGTGATTTCTATGCCGAAGATGTTATTGATGAAGATGGTATGGGCAACGGGCCATTTACTGTAAAAGTAAAAGTGACGATCACTGATGAAGTTTTTATTTGTGATTTTACTGGCTCGTCAGAGCAAGCACCGGGGCCAATTAACTGTACGATGGGCGTACTAGAGTCAGCCGCCCGTGAAGTATTTATGGGTGTTGTTGAACCAGATGCACCATCAACAGATGGCTGTTTTAGACGTTTACATGTACGTTGCCCAGAAGGTACGGTTTTAACTGCAAAACGCCCCGCGCCAGTCTCTTCTTATTTTGAAGCTATGGTGTGTGCTGCTGATGTTATTCGAAAAGCATTATCTCCTGCTATTCCTGAAGTTTTAACGGCAGGACAATTTGGTAGTGTTTGTACGATGAACTTATCAGGTATAAATCCATCAACTAAAGAGCCATTTTTATTAGTTGAGCCACTGGTTGGCGGTTGGGGCGCAAACAACGCTAAAGATGGGGAAAAAGGTCAGTTTTGTGTTGGTAATGGTGAAACCAGTAATATTCCAGTAGAAATTACCGAAGAACGCTATGGTGTACGTATTGAACGTTATGAATTTAACACTTCAAGTGCCGGCGCAGGCCAGTACCGTGGCGGTAATGGCGTCATTTTAGAATATCGCATTCTAGAAGATGGTGCCGATATCTCAAGCTTTTTTGGTCGAGGTATTACGCCGCCTTGGGGCGTTGATGGCGGTCAAAGTGGCTCTTGCAACTATGCAGAAGTGGTTGGCGCTGATGGCAAAGTTAAAGCTAAATTTAGCCGCACGAGCCGATATCCATTGCAAAAAGGCGATATTTTACGCCTTGTTACCGGTAATGGTGGCGGCTGGGGCGAGCCGAAGTTAAGAGATAAAAAGGCTATCGCCAAAGATATCCTGAATGGCTTTATTACTGTGCAAGACGCTAAAAGCATTTACCAGTATAATCAGTAA
- a CDS encoding MFS transporter: MSAVASHQISKNNDLAFGLSGLLTAPIGYLVLLFLPVYLEVVAKTMALTDQQIGHLASTDSVGIVIATLLFSFFIQKLQFRQVTLVGVAITVLANLASALTDSFTLLCFIRIIAGFGEGLLVAVGITAIGMTSNPNRWFGFYTAVVVGVQALGLVTVAPIYQAGGLIAVFVAMAALYLLPLLVVKQLPQNTTSYLTSEEANPCNHYIAPKYFLIALAGLLCFYIGIGSTWTYISFAGTDAGLSLDYVSQALALAMIAGLLGALFFAWLNDKGKNAWLLSLSVVIMGVSLIAVLFDVSEFKYLMLLSVFSFFWSIVGARTFAIISDADHSGKYISAAQTLVGVGYIIGPMMAAQIIVGYSYLGVNTMGAIAFMLCFALMMPLARKSR; encoded by the coding sequence ATGTCAGCTGTTGCCTCACACCAAATAAGCAAAAATAATGATCTCGCCTTTGGCCTTTCTGGATTACTCACGGCGCCAATTGGCTACTTGGTATTGCTATTTTTACCAGTGTATTTAGAAGTTGTCGCCAAGACAATGGCACTCACTGATCAACAAATAGGTCATCTAGCGTCAACCGACTCCGTCGGCATTGTTATCGCCACCTTACTATTTTCTTTTTTTATCCAAAAGCTTCAATTTCGACAAGTAACATTGGTCGGTGTTGCCATCACTGTTTTGGCTAATTTAGCTTCGGCTCTTACTGACAGTTTTACGCTACTATGCTTCATCCGTATCATTGCAGGTTTTGGTGAAGGCTTACTAGTAGCAGTTGGGATAACAGCCATAGGTATGACATCAAACCCTAATCGTTGGTTTGGCTTTTATACCGCGGTGGTGGTTGGCGTACAAGCTTTGGGTTTAGTAACGGTTGCACCTATTTATCAAGCAGGTGGCCTAATAGCAGTATTTGTTGCTATGGCCGCGCTTTACCTATTGCCCTTACTGGTCGTTAAACAATTACCGCAAAATACTACAAGCTATTTGACTAGTGAAGAAGCCAACCCATGCAACCACTATATTGCGCCTAAGTACTTTTTAATCGCCCTTGCTGGCTTACTATGTTTTTACATTGGCATTGGCAGTACATGGACTTACATTTCATTTGCAGGTACAGACGCTGGGTTATCGTTAGACTACGTATCACAAGCTTTAGCGCTGGCAATGATTGCTGGCTTACTAGGTGCTCTATTTTTTGCATGGCTAAATGACAAAGGAAAAAATGCGTGGCTGTTATCACTCTCTGTGGTCATTATGGGCGTCTCATTAATCGCTGTGCTATTTGACGTTAGCGAATTTAAGTATTTAATGCTTTTAAGTGTTTTTAGCTTTTTCTGGAGCATTGTTGGCGCACGTACTTTTGCCATTATTTCAGATGCTGATCACAGTGGTAAATATATTAGTGCTGCACAAACACTCGTTGGCGTTGGGTATATAATAGGTCCAATGATGGCGGCACAAATAATTGTTGGTTATAGCTACCTCGGAGTTAATACCATGGGTGCTATCGCTTTTATGCTGTGCTTCGCTTTGATGATGCCATTAGCAAGGAAATCGCGATAA
- a CDS encoding peptidylprolyl isomerase — protein sequence MSDNPNVLIKTQFGNITVSLFADKAPVTVSNFLTYVQKKLFDESSVFRIVTKDNANQPEDTNTQIQVVQAGLPPEHPSLLAPIAHEATNITGISHTHGTISMARFAPGSADGSFFFCIGDQLELNHGGKRYEDGLGFAAFGRITEGDDVLIAIYEKGEKQEYLENEIIIHSITLL from the coding sequence ATGTCAGATAATCCCAATGTCTTAATTAAAACTCAATTCGGCAATATTACCGTATCACTTTTTGCTGATAAAGCCCCTGTAACGGTTAGTAACTTTTTAACCTACGTACAAAAAAAGCTTTTTGACGAGAGTAGTGTTTTTCGTATTGTTACCAAAGACAACGCTAATCAACCAGAAGACACCAATACCCAAATTCAAGTGGTTCAAGCGGGGTTACCTCCTGAGCATCCTAGCTTGTTAGCACCTATTGCTCACGAAGCAACGAACATTACCGGTATTTCCCATACTCATGGCACCATCTCAATGGCACGTTTTGCCCCTGGAAGTGCAGATGGCAGCTTTTTCTTTTGCATTGGTGATCAATTAGAGCTTAATCACGGCGGTAAGCGCTATGAAGATGGCTTAGGCTTTGCCGCTTTTGGTCGTATTACTGAAGGCGATGACGTTTTGATAGCGATTTACGAGAAAGGGGAAAAACAAGAGTATTTGGAAAATGAAATCATCATTCATTCGATTACTTTACTCTAA